One window of the Runella slithyformis DSM 19594 genome contains the following:
- a CDS encoding DUF819 family protein, whose product MPLFKDSLPILAVLMINIILSERLARLPYLRHMGTALIVILLTAVTSNLGLIPASADSPPIYDGIFTYLAPISIFYLLLTVNLKGLQKAGTPMIVSFFLGTAGTILGVVVGIWAIGGLKGFGEFYYALGGMFTGTYIGGSTNFNALALHYAINKEGNVYAAAVAVDNILTALWMVATLLLPQLFNRFFPRRIEYNHTAEQAHQFEKDASAQVSDVETFNPQDLAILVGLGAVGLYVSKQLAALIPQVPQVLILTTLALVLAQLPVVQRLRGMKVLAMFCIYLFLAVIGAFCDIEALLKDGPLAISMMVFVTTLIAVHAIIIFGVGALMKQDWDVLSIASQANIGGSASALALSKSLNRPDLYLPGILVGALGNAIGTYCGLFVAEFLKTVSW is encoded by the coding sequence ATGCCTTTATTTAAAGATTCATTGCCAATTTTGGCGGTATTGATGATCAATATCATCCTTTCCGAGCGCTTGGCCCGGCTGCCCTATCTGCGCCACATGGGTACGGCCCTCATCGTCATTCTATTGACGGCGGTTACGTCCAACCTCGGCCTGATTCCGGCCTCTGCGGATTCTCCTCCGATCTACGATGGTATTTTTACCTACCTTGCCCCTATTTCTATTTTTTACTTGTTGCTGACGGTCAATCTGAAAGGATTGCAAAAGGCGGGTACGCCCATGATCGTCAGTTTTTTTCTGGGAACGGCGGGAACAATCCTGGGCGTTGTGGTTGGGATTTGGGCCATTGGCGGACTGAAAGGATTCGGAGAATTTTATTATGCCTTGGGAGGAATGTTTACGGGGACTTATATCGGCGGCAGTACCAATTTTAATGCTTTGGCTCTGCATTACGCAATTAACAAAGAAGGCAATGTGTACGCCGCCGCCGTGGCGGTAGATAATATCCTGACGGCCTTATGGATGGTGGCAACGCTGCTGTTACCCCAACTTTTCAATCGTTTTTTTCCTCGACGCATTGAATACAATCATACGGCCGAACAGGCTCATCAGTTTGAAAAAGACGCTTCAGCACAGGTCAGTGATGTAGAAACCTTTAATCCCCAGGATCTGGCGATATTGGTGGGCTTGGGAGCCGTAGGGTTATATGTTTCAAAACAATTGGCTGCTCTGATTCCGCAGGTTCCTCAGGTACTTATTTTGACTACGCTGGCGCTGGTGTTGGCACAGTTGCCCGTGGTGCAGCGTTTGCGCGGTATGAAAGTATTGGCTATGTTTTGCATCTATCTGTTTCTGGCAGTTATCGGTGCTTTTTGCGACATTGAAGCCTTGCTCAAAGACGGGCCTTTAGCCATCAGCATGATGGTTTTTGTTACAACGCTGATCGCCGTGCACGCAATCATTATTTTCGGAGTGGGTGCGTTAATGAAACAGGATTGGGATGTGTTATCCATTGCGTCACAGGCCAATATCGGAGGTTCTGCCTCGGCGTTGGCGTTATCCAAAAGCCTGAACCGCCCGGATCTGTACCTGCCGGGGATTCTTGTGGGGGCGTTGGGCAATGCCATCGGAACCTATTGCGGGCTGTTTGTGGCGGAATTTTTAAAAACGGTGTCTTGGTAA
- the murI gene encoding glutamate racemase, translated as MQGPIGVFDSGYGGLTILKELVKQLPQYDYLYLGDNARAPYGTRSFDTVYHYTLECVKHLFSKGCHLVILACNTASAKALRNIQQLDLPHIAPERRVLGVIRPTTEVVGTFTDTKHIGIFATAGTVLSESYLVEIKKFFPDIEVAQEACPMWVPLIENGEFDSAGADYFVKKHVKHLLAQSPEIDAVLLGCTHYPLLIKKIRQFLPPSIRIINQAEIVAYSLSDYLQRHPELEAKCSKNGQRTFYTTDSTEAFDRQSAVFFGQEVKSLHQDLGK; from the coding sequence ATGCAGGGACCGATTGGGGTTTTTGATTCAGGCTACGGCGGACTTACCATTTTAAAAGAATTGGTAAAGCAACTGCCGCAGTACGACTACTTATATCTGGGAGACAATGCTCGGGCACCTTACGGTACACGCTCGTTTGACACCGTGTATCATTATACACTCGAATGCGTCAAACATCTTTTCTCGAAGGGGTGTCATTTGGTTATTTTGGCGTGCAATACCGCTTCGGCCAAGGCGTTACGGAATATTCAGCAACTGGATCTGCCGCATATTGCTCCGGAAAGGCGCGTATTGGGGGTTATTCGTCCTACCACAGAGGTAGTCGGTACGTTCACGGATACGAAGCACATCGGTATTTTCGCTACGGCCGGTACGGTATTGTCGGAGTCGTATTTGGTGGAGATAAAGAAATTTTTTCCTGACATAGAGGTTGCACAGGAAGCCTGTCCGATGTGGGTACCGTTGATCGAAAACGGGGAGTTTGACAGCGCCGGCGCGGATTATTTTGTCAAAAAACATGTCAAACATTTATTGGCGCAATCGCCCGAGATTGATGCTGTACTGTTAGGCTGCACGCATTATCCGTTGTTGATCAAAAAGATACGGCAGTTTTTACCGCCCTCGATTCGCATTATCAATCAGGCCGAAATTGTGGCGTACAGTTTATCAGACTATCTACAACGTCACCCCGAGTTGGAAGCGAAATGCAGCAAAAATGGCCAACGTACCTTTTATACCACCGACTCCACCGAGGCATTTGACCGTCAGTCAGCGGTATTTTTCGGGCAGGAAGTAAAAAGTTTACACCAGGATTTGGGCAAATGA
- a CDS encoding ABC transporter permease encodes MNLFKISWANLKDKKLNSFLSALLMTLGIGIISMLLLLNKQLDEQFRRNIKGIDMVVGAKGSPLQLILSSIYQIDSPTGNVSLDEAQRVMKNPLVKTAIPLAMGDNYMSYRIVGTSPKYPNHFEATVKEGKLFATTMEATLGARVASVTGLKIGDTFSGAHGFDNMDDVHSNKKYKVVGIFETNNSVIDQLILTDISSVWSIHEHADAPGQGANVTDMLTGADADSAHTDDPSQEITSLLVKFRNPMGMVALPRFINENTKMQAASVAFEINRLFSLLGIGIDTLRAIALIIILIAGVSVFISLYNSLKERKYEMALMLSMGATRTKLFVMLLLEGIMLALVGYGAGVLLSRVGLWLFSRAAESDYHYSFADFSLLPEEILLLGGAILIGILAAAIPSLGIYRINLSRTLAEE; translated from the coding sequence ATGAACCTTTTCAAAATAAGCTGGGCCAATCTTAAAGATAAAAAGCTGAACAGTTTTCTAAGCGCACTCCTGATGACGCTTGGAATAGGTATTATTTCGATGTTGCTGTTGTTGAATAAGCAGTTGGATGAACAATTTCGCCGCAATATCAAAGGCATTGATATGGTCGTGGGGGCCAAAGGCAGCCCGCTGCAATTGATTTTATCGAGCATTTACCAAATAGATTCTCCTACGGGCAATGTCTCGCTCGACGAAGCCCAACGGGTCATGAAAAACCCATTGGTCAAAACGGCCATTCCGCTGGCAATGGGCGATAATTATATGTCGTACCGGATTGTAGGAACAAGCCCCAAATACCCCAATCACTTTGAAGCCACCGTCAAAGAAGGCAAGTTGTTTGCGACCACCATGGAAGCCACACTGGGAGCGAGAGTCGCAAGCGTAACGGGCTTAAAAATCGGCGATACCTTTTCGGGAGCGCACGGTTTTGACAACATGGACGATGTGCACAGCAATAAAAAATACAAGGTAGTCGGCATCTTTGAAACCAATAATTCCGTCATCGACCAGCTTATTTTGACCGATATTTCAAGTGTATGGTCTATTCACGAGCACGCCGATGCGCCGGGCCAAGGTGCCAACGTCACGGACATGCTCACCGGTGCAGATGCTGACTCCGCCCATACCGACGATCCAAGTCAGGAAATCACCAGCCTGCTGGTCAAATTCCGAAATCCAATGGGTATGGTAGCCTTACCGCGCTTTATCAACGAAAACACCAAAATGCAGGCCGCTTCGGTAGCTTTTGAGATCAATCGTTTGTTTTCATTGTTAGGCATCGGTATTGATACATTACGCGCTATTGCGCTCATTATCATCCTCATTGCGGGCGTGAGCGTGTTTATCTCTCTTTACAATTCGCTGAAAGAACGTAAATACGAAATGGCCCTGATGCTTTCCATGGGCGCAACGCGCACCAAGCTTTTTGTCATGCTGCTGTTGGAAGGAATCATGCTGGCATTAGTCGGCTACGGAGCCGGTGTTTTGCTCAGTCGCGTGGGGCTGTGGCTGTTCAGTCGCGCTGCTGAATCCGATTATCACTATTCATTTGCTGATTTCAGCCTCCTTCCCGAAGAGATCCTATTGCTGGGCGGAGCTATATTGATTGGTATTTTGGCCGCCGCTATTCCTTCATTGGGCATCTATCGCATCAATTTGTCACGCACATTGGCCGAAGAGTAA
- a CDS encoding universal stress protein, giving the protein MKKILVPTDFSGFAHNALEVAADLALKTNAEIILLHANEKMVTATPMAEYYLYDKAIEDEYLDMVTESLKKTLVEIADNGKFARVKIQTAVIGGPMVGVIEDFVKDHAIDLVVMGTRGVSGMEEFIVGSNTEKVIRRVKCPVLAIPNLPSSFNKIVFPTTLKADQIPAFAAFAELQNIFKGEVSLLYINDPGHFKNTEAMEAQKEFLVKESGLKNAALFISDTEVFNEEDAILDFAYQNKADLIVMGTHQRRGLAHLFMGSMTEDTVNHSDIPVLSLSIK; this is encoded by the coding sequence ATGAAAAAGATCTTAGTTCCAACTGATTTCTCCGGTTTTGCCCATAATGCTCTTGAAGTGGCGGCTGATTTAGCGCTTAAAACCAATGCCGAAATTATTTTGCTGCATGCCAACGAAAAAATGGTGACGGCAACGCCCATGGCAGAGTATTACCTTTACGACAAGGCCATCGAAGATGAGTACTTGGATATGGTGACCGAAAGCCTCAAAAAAACACTGGTAGAAATTGCTGACAACGGGAAGTTTGCGCGGGTGAAGATTCAAACGGCGGTTATTGGCGGACCAATGGTGGGTGTGATCGAAGATTTTGTGAAAGATCATGCCATTGATTTAGTGGTGATGGGAACGCGCGGGGTTTCGGGTATGGAAGAGTTTATTGTAGGCTCTAATACAGAAAAAGTAATTCGTCGCGTTAAATGTCCCGTTCTGGCTATTCCTAATTTACCTTCTTCATTCAATAAAATTGTATTTCCCACCACGCTGAAAGCAGATCAAATTCCCGCCTTTGCCGCTTTTGCTGAACTGCAAAACATTTTTAAAGGAGAGGTATCATTACTGTATATCAACGATCCGGGGCATTTTAAAAATACGGAAGCCATGGAAGCCCAAAAAGAATTTTTAGTGAAAGAATCGGGATTGAAAAACGCCGCATTGTTTATTTCTGACACCGAAGTATTCAATGAAGAAGATGCCATCCTGGATTTTGCTTATCAAAACAAGGCAGATCTGATCGTCATGGGTACGCACCAGCGTCGTGGGTTGGCCCATTTGTTTATGGGAAGCATGACCGAAGATACGGTCAATCACTCGGATATTCCGGTATTAAGCCTGAGTATCAAATAA
- a CDS encoding sensor histidine kinase, with the protein MQKISKHILAYLASASLVLALLSFFFFERGALGAAEETYFSAVKERIRHELSVSQEELARITDLVSRNTATQFSDLRQSTNYPYYVYQNGRLIFWSDYRFIPEYESIRKIARTQLVSFDRSKYLVSRRQLNRSNDRIDVVSVISLYRYYKNENNYLQSGYNTALFTVDPELISTNFGPAYQNVLDNNNRFLFSIIPPKFESFRNQTTPFKTITWGVLAAVLFGIYIFKWVFTLSKQKRYEQAFLLLTVYLLLLRAGMLYFGIPFLFSETDLFNPKFYASSPIAPSLGDLLLNCLVCFILALYVADFYFRSKTYLSLVNASKKLQPFFSFSFIVLSFGVFYVSLLELNNIYEKSQFTLDITLSISFSVLKLACLIIFVLISSIYFLCTHLLVGLFIRFNPKKLPGILIFTGSNVIIVLFLVVLQIHLKWIFAVHALYFLLLYFSRFPRILYTFRYRTTIYYFMGAFFWALVTTYVVYNEEEQKDISNKKEFGRQIISENDGLGEFLLDRAKESISKDAEIQNSFINDTILSRERIQQIVKSIHLDKYFDKYDIEVISFQADGQPLDTSISGETFENYTKVYRQPKYRTKYPSLYFINDLVNNFRKQYLSLIDIRKDSVLVGRVVLNLNPREDQAKNVYPELLMDKKFVQAPETRQYSYAVYDTNKNLIYSSGSYNYDRKMPVQELENPVLFEQGIQLNDYKHVGSQDKNKRYMIVSSKSYPFKSIISNFSFLYLILVLYVIGIIGLYALKYGLRRLKISYTTKIQILLNVAFFTPLLLIVLITLQVITANYNSNQENTYLTGTKNIGNNFAPYLEEYLKGKRSQEAMEQELGKIARDANVDINFFNQEGNLTITTEPLIYEIKLLSKWLNPEAYIHLLQDRENEILLDESLGEKQYRTAYVTVRARNTSKPLGILSIPYFDSKPELDRQIIEVISTILSVFAIMFLLFLAISYWASNLLTIPLRILTQKIRRINLHQLNEPVNWKSDDEIGLLVGSYNQMLKKLDESKEELAKNEKQSAWREMAKQVAHEIKNPLTPMKLTIQQLQRTMLRDLPPNLPQNERIKRTFESLIDQIDNISDIATSFSDFAKMPLPKNELFEISSVLNKAADLYADDTKIILRRDIQTRRVNVIGDRQLIGRIITNLIINGIQSVPPGRRPEILLRLRVDEGNVYIEVQDNGNGIPESIRAKVFLPNFSTKQDGSGLGLAIAKRGVEHAGGTIWFETEEGTGTTFFLSLPLTHSSRPVEVSLS; encoded by the coding sequence GTGCAGAAAATCAGCAAACATATTTTAGCCTATTTGGCTTCAGCTTCGTTGGTCTTAGCGCTACTGTCTTTCTTTTTCTTTGAAAGAGGTGCATTGGGGGCGGCTGAAGAGACGTATTTTTCCGCCGTTAAAGAACGTATCAGGCATGAGCTTTCGGTATCGCAGGAGGAATTGGCGCGAATCACCGATTTGGTTTCACGAAATACTGCTACTCAATTTTCCGATCTGCGTCAATCAACCAACTACCCTTATTATGTTTACCAAAACGGTCGTTTGATCTTTTGGTCAGATTATCGTTTCATTCCGGAGTATGAATCCATTCGAAAAATAGCTCGAACACAACTGGTTTCTTTTGACCGGAGTAAATACCTGGTCAGCCGCCGACAGTTGAACCGTTCCAACGACCGCATTGATGTCGTTTCGGTCATTAGTTTGTACCGATATTATAAGAACGAAAATAACTACCTGCAATCCGGCTACAATACAGCCCTTTTTACAGTAGACCCCGAACTGATCTCGACCAATTTCGGGCCGGCGTATCAGAATGTACTGGATAACAATAATCGCTTTCTGTTTTCCATCATTCCCCCAAAATTTGAATCTTTTCGCAATCAGACCACTCCTTTCAAAACCATAACATGGGGCGTATTGGCAGCGGTATTGTTTGGAATTTACATTTTCAAATGGGTTTTTACGCTAAGTAAACAAAAGCGCTACGAGCAGGCTTTTTTGCTGCTCACCGTGTATTTGCTCCTGTTACGGGCAGGAATGCTCTATTTTGGCATTCCGTTTTTATTTTCAGAAACGGACTTATTTAACCCAAAATTCTACGCCTCTTCTCCTATTGCGCCTTCCCTCGGCGACCTTTTACTGAATTGTTTGGTCTGCTTTATCTTAGCACTTTATGTGGCTGATTTTTATTTCCGTTCCAAAACCTACCTTTCTTTAGTAAACGCCTCCAAAAAGCTGCAACCTTTTTTTTCCTTCTCATTTATCGTTCTCAGCTTTGGCGTGTTTTACGTAAGTTTATTGGAGCTTAACAACATTTATGAAAAATCACAATTTACGCTTGATATTACCCTGAGTATTTCTTTTTCAGTCCTTAAGTTGGCCTGCCTGATTATTTTTGTACTTATTTCAAGCATCTACTTTCTATGCACTCATTTGCTGGTGGGGCTCTTCATTCGATTCAATCCAAAAAAGCTGCCGGGGATTCTGATTTTTACGGGAAGCAATGTCATAATCGTATTGTTTTTGGTGGTTTTGCAAATCCATCTAAAGTGGATCTTTGCGGTACACGCCCTTTATTTTCTGTTACTGTATTTTTCGCGTTTCCCGCGTATTCTGTATACATTTCGTTACAGAACCACCATTTATTATTTCATGGGGGCCTTCTTTTGGGCCCTTGTGACTACCTACGTAGTTTATAATGAAGAAGAGCAAAAGGACATCAGTAACAAAAAAGAATTTGGCCGACAAATCATTTCCGAAAACGACGGCCTGGGCGAATTTCTGTTGGATCGTGCCAAAGAATCCATCAGCAAAGATGCAGAAATACAAAATTCATTTATCAACGATACGATTTTATCAAGAGAGCGAATCCAGCAAATCGTGAAGAGTATTCACTTAGATAAGTATTTTGATAAATATGACATTGAAGTCATTTCCTTTCAGGCAGACGGACAGCCGCTGGATACTTCAATTTCCGGGGAAACATTTGAAAACTATACTAAAGTATACCGCCAGCCCAAATACCGCACAAAATACCCCTCTCTCTATTTTATCAATGACCTTGTTAACAATTTCAGGAAACAATACCTGAGTTTGATTGATATTCGTAAAGATTCCGTTTTAGTGGGTCGGGTGGTGCTCAATCTTAATCCGCGCGAGGATCAGGCCAAAAATGTTTATCCGGAACTGCTGATGGACAAGAAATTTGTTCAGGCCCCCGAGACCCGTCAGTACAGCTATGCCGTATATGATACCAATAAAAACCTCATTTACAGCTCCGGAAGCTATAATTATGACCGCAAAATGCCGGTGCAGGAACTGGAGAATCCGGTGCTGTTTGAACAAGGTATCCAATTAAATGACTATAAGCATGTAGGCAGCCAAGATAAAAATAAACGATACATGATCGTTTCGTCTAAGTCGTATCCTTTCAAAAGCATTATCTCCAATTTTTCGTTTTTGTACTTGATCCTGGTCCTGTATGTTATCGGCATCATTGGGCTTTATGCATTGAAGTACGGCTTGCGGCGCCTGAAGATCAGCTATACCACTAAAATTCAGATCCTGCTCAATGTCGCTTTTTTTACCCCTTTATTGTTGATTGTACTTATTACCCTGCAAGTGATTACGGCCAACTACAACAGCAATCAGGAAAACACCTATCTGACCGGCACCAAAAACATCGGCAACAATTTTGCCCCGTATCTGGAGGAATATTTGAAGGGCAAGAGAAGTCAGGAAGCCATGGAGCAGGAACTGGGGAAAATTGCCCGAGACGCCAATGTCGACATCAATTTTTTTAACCAAGAAGGCAATCTCACCATTACCACCGAGCCGCTGATATACGAAATTAAGCTATTGTCCAAATGGTTGAATCCTGAAGCCTACATTCATTTGCTCCAAGACCGCGAAAACGAAATCCTACTGGATGAGTCGCTTGGCGAAAAACAGTACCGCACTGCCTACGTGACCGTCAGGGCCCGCAATACCAGCAAACCCTTAGGCATTTTAAGCATTCCTTATTTTGACTCAAAACCTGAACTTGACCGCCAAATCATTGAAGTAATTTCAACGATTCTGAGCGTGTTTGCGATCATGTTTCTGTTGTTTTTAGCCATTTCGTATTGGGCTTCCAATCTGTTGACCATTCCGCTCCGCATTTTGACGCAGAAAATACGCAGAATCAATCTGCATCAACTCAATGAACCGGTCAACTGGAAGTCGGACGATGAGATCGGCTTGTTGGTGGGTTCGTATAATCAAATGTTGAAGAAATTGGATGAGAGCAAGGAAGAACTGGCTAAAAACGAGAAACAATCGGCATGGCGCGAAATGGCTAAACAGGTAGCGCACGAAATTAAGAACCCGTTAACGCCGATGAAGCTCACCATTCAGCAGCTTCAACGAACCATGCTGCGCGACTTGCCGCCTAATTTGCCCCAGAACGAACGCATCAAACGTACATTTGAGTCATTGATCGACCAGATCGACAACATCAGCGACATTGCTACGTCGTTTTCGGATTTTGCCAAAATGCCGCTGCCCAAAAATGAGCTTTTTGAGATTTCATCGGTCCTGAACAAAGCCGCCGACCTGTACGCCGACGACACCAAAATTATTCTTAGACGCGATATTCAAACCCGAAGAGTGAATGTGATCGGCGACCGGCAGCTCATCGGCCGTATCATTACCAATCTGATCATCAACGGTATTCAATCCGTTCCGCCGGGGCGTCGCCCTGAAATTCTGCTGCGTTTACGGGTAGACGAAGGCAACGTTTACATTGAAGTACAGGACAACGGAAACGGTATACCGGAGTCCATTCGTGCGAAGGTTTTTTTACCTAATTTCAGTACCAAGCAGGATGGCTCAGGCTTGGGACTGGCCATTGCCAAACGCGGCGTAGAGCATGCCGGCGGTACCATCTGGTTTGAAACAGAAGAAGGGACAGGAACTACCTTTTTCCTGTCCCTTCCGCTGACCCACAGCAGTCGGCCTGTGGAAGTAAGTTTGTCCTGA
- a CDS encoding HesB/IscA family protein → MTPANPIRISTLARQEIADTLRIHKIPDTYGLRVGMKGGGCGAQFLLGFDLPTENDHVYTIESIKVIIDKRHLMYVIGTEVDYEETEAGSGFTLVK, encoded by the coding sequence ATGACCCCTGCCAACCCCATCCGAATTTCGACCCTTGCCCGTCAAGAGATTGCCGACACCTTACGCATCCATAAAATTCCCGACACGTATGGGCTGAGAGTGGGCATGAAAGGAGGAGGCTGCGGTGCCCAGTTTTTATTGGGCTTTGACCTGCCTACCGAAAACGACCACGTATATACCATAGAATCCATCAAGGTCATTATTGATAAGCGCCATTTAATGTACGTCATCGGCACTGAGGTAGACTATGAGGAAACCGAAGCGGGCAGCGGATTTACGTTGGTGAAATAA
- a CDS encoding DUF7935 family protein — MEIVTDLLKILLPAALVLYAMYLTVTAFLKKQFADKQLENRSKKIEITLPIRLQAYERMCLFLERISPNNLLIRLNGSATQAIEFQQILMREIREEFNHNLSQQVYMSHEAWEQVRAAQQEVITLINQAASEVASDAAPLDLAKKIFEKIIQENRNPTASALKFIKDEIQQELLD; from the coding sequence ATGGAAATAGTCACCGACCTATTGAAAATTTTGCTTCCGGCAGCCTTGGTATTGTACGCTATGTATTTGACCGTGACTGCTTTTCTGAAAAAACAATTTGCAGATAAACAGCTCGAGAACCGAAGTAAAAAAATAGAGATTACCCTACCTATTCGTTTGCAGGCTTATGAGCGAATGTGCCTTTTTCTCGAAAGAATCAGCCCTAATAATCTTCTCATCCGTTTGAACGGTTCTGCTACGCAGGCCATTGAATTTCAGCAGATTTTAATGCGGGAAATACGGGAAGAATTCAATCACAATCTGTCGCAACAGGTGTACATGAGCCACGAAGCGTGGGAGCAGGTACGGGCCGCGCAGCAGGAAGTAATCACGCTGATTAATCAGGCCGCGTCTGAGGTAGCTTCCGATGCTGCACCGCTGGATTTGGCCAAGAAGATCTTTGAGAAAATTATTCAGGAAAACCGAAATCCTACCGCCTCAGCCCTCAAGTTTATCAAAGACGAAATTCAGCAGGAATTATTGGATTGA
- a CDS encoding T9SS type A sorting domain-containing protein, giving the protein MRRLLTLLVISYSTFTFGQGFIDFSSNTDITPWTPDGALMQTFSSIGTPPVTVTATVTGNVNRFSNRTPRNDARGLWLNFTLGNRTEAVGVTFTFSEPVTNLSFSVLGIDRELSFSNYQDRILIAGYGEGDKGVTPSISYNQNFAFLTNGSEPTIRILSGFNADPLDSSRSTISFPGVGIKKLTLAFNSGDNVRNGATTSQSMFLTDLSWASIVPVQLLYFRGKAEKERVRLQWATASESNSDYFQIERSTDLREFTSLGRLTSAGDSKQLIEYSFLDEAPLPGVNYYRLKQVDKDRATEYSKIIAVSPQNAASRFVIYPNPSDGQAIKLQFDNLELDGLRLSTLLGQEIPFDIQATNTNSLTIKPRHELQTGLYFVSYAGTTGRGRVTQKLWVNK; this is encoded by the coding sequence ATGAGGAGACTTTTAACACTGCTGGTCATTTCTTATTCCACATTCACATTTGGACAGGGGTTTATTGATTTTTCTTCTAATACAGATATTACGCCCTGGACACCGGATGGCGCTTTGATGCAAACATTCAGCAGTATCGGTACACCTCCCGTTACGGTTACGGCTACAGTTACGGGCAATGTCAATCGATTCAGCAATCGAACCCCTCGTAATGATGCCCGCGGATTATGGTTAAACTTTACGTTGGGGAATCGTACAGAAGCCGTCGGAGTTACGTTTACATTCAGCGAGCCGGTCACCAATTTATCCTTCAGCGTTCTTGGAATAGACCGGGAGTTAAGTTTCAGTAATTATCAGGACCGAATTCTTATTGCCGGCTATGGTGAAGGCGATAAAGGTGTTACGCCAAGCATTTCATATAATCAGAATTTTGCTTTTTTAACCAACGGCTCCGAACCTACCATACGCATTCTGTCCGGCTTCAATGCTGATCCCTTAGACAGTTCACGTTCAACTATTTCTTTTCCGGGCGTGGGCATTAAAAAGTTAACCCTTGCCTTCAACAGCGGTGATAACGTCCGAAACGGAGCCACCACCTCTCAAAGTATGTTTCTGACGGATTTATCCTGGGCCAGTATTGTTCCGGTACAGTTGCTCTATTTTCGCGGAAAGGCGGAAAAAGAACGCGTTCGTCTTCAATGGGCTACCGCCTCCGAATCCAACAGCGATTATTTTCAAATAGAACGCAGTACAGATCTAAGAGAGTTTACATCGCTGGGTCGCCTCACTTCCGCCGGAGATTCCAAGCAACTGATCGAATACAGTTTTTTGGATGAAGCCCCCCTGCCGGGCGTTAATTACTATCGACTGAAACAGGTAGACAAAGACCGGGCGACGGAATATTCAAAGATCATTGCCGTCAGTCCTCAAAATGCGGCATCACGGTTTGTTATTTATCCCAATCCTTCGGATGGGCAGGCAATAAAACTGCAATTTGACAATCTTGAGCTGGACGGACTTCGTCTTTCTACGCTGCTGGGTCAGGAAATTCCGTTTGATATTCAGGCAACCAACACTAACAGCCTGACGATCAAACCTCGACATGAACTCCAAACGGGTCTTTATTTTGTTTCGTATGCCGGGACAACGGGCCGAGGCCGGGTAACCCAAAAGCTGTGGGTCAATAAATAA